From one Oceanotoga teriensis genomic stretch:
- a CDS encoding ABC transporter permease translates to MYFMRKTFAMIITVFLVSIITFFAFELIPGDPVLAKLGINADQAQIEALREELNINKPLAGRYISWVSGIFTGDMGKSIRYDMDVNDIIGQRFSVTFQLSIMSIIIIIIFGIPLGILAAKYDDNIFGFLISFITQIGLAIPSFWAGILLIYLFGLILNLFTAGGYVSWSQNPLESIKSLFLPALAIAIPNIAVVIRYLKSSILEEKDKDYTKTALAKGLSSNQVLIFHILRNAIIPVITILAMIIAKVLAGSIVIEQVFTIPGMGRLLINAISTRDLPLVQGLVFYISIIVVMINFLVDIVYKFIDPRIKLD, encoded by the coding sequence ATGTATTTTATGAGAAAAACATTTGCTATGATAATAACAGTTTTTTTGGTTAGCATTATAACTTTTTTTGCTTTTGAACTTATACCGGGTGATCCTGTATTGGCAAAATTAGGAATAAATGCAGATCAAGCACAAATAGAAGCCTTAAGAGAAGAATTAAATATAAATAAACCGCTAGCCGGGAGATATATTTCCTGGGTTAGCGGTATTTTTACTGGAGATATGGGAAAATCAATAAGATATGATATGGATGTAAATGATATAATAGGTCAAAGATTTTCTGTTACCTTTCAATTGTCCATAATGAGTATTATAATAATTATTATATTTGGAATTCCACTTGGGATTTTAGCAGCTAAGTATGATGATAATATTTTTGGATTTTTAATCTCATTTATAACTCAAATAGGTTTAGCTATACCATCTTTTTGGGCTGGTATATTGCTTATATATTTATTTGGATTAATACTAAATCTTTTTACAGCAGGAGGTTATGTATCTTGGTCCCAAAATCCTTTAGAATCAATAAAATCTTTATTTTTACCTGCCCTTGCTATAGCTATACCTAATATAGCTGTTGTAATAAGATATTTAAAAAGTTCTATTTTAGAAGAAAAAGATAAAGACTATACAAAAACAGCTTTAGCAAAAGGATTAAGTTCCAATCAAGTTTTAATATTTCATATATTGAGAAATGCAATTATACCAGTTATAACTATTTTGGCAATGATAATAGCTAAAGTACTTGCTGGAAGTATTGTTATAGAACAAGTATTTACTATACCTGGAATGGGAAGACTTTTAATAAATGCGATTTCTACGAGAGATCTTCCTTTGGTACAAGGGCTCGTTTTTTATATTTCTATAATAGTTGTAATGATAAATTTTTTAGTTGATATTGTCTATAAATTTATAGACCCAAGAATAAAATTAGATTAG